The Caldanaerobius fijiensis DSM 17918 genome includes a region encoding these proteins:
- a CDS encoding helix-turn-helix domain-containing protein — MDIVKASKKLSELDIQITIDNIVVDILWFRVMDLNGVWSINRHTHSSFEFHFVSSGACIVVLDDGQFVAREGEFYVTAPGIYHEQKSIGNGHYVEYSINCDFKKMKMDNGFSEADNILKVLSSASCIPIKDCYNAIEYFNLALEEADNQKIGFYNNIKCLASIIITMATRAISKNSVVTYNVPLKAKEDDYRFTMIEKFIEDNISSNITTVDIANYMHLSDKQVCRIVRKKTGGSTKSLINSIKLKKAKDLLKNTGLSIKEIANVLGFSSEYYFNQFFKREEGYPPGVYRNNVKNV, encoded by the coding sequence ATGGATATTGTCAAAGCATCAAAAAAGTTGTCGGAATTGGATATCCAGATAACCATAGATAACATAGTCGTTGACATTTTGTGGTTTAGAGTAATGGACTTAAATGGGGTTTGGAGTATCAACAGACATACTCATTCTAGCTTTGAATTTCACTTTGTCTCGTCGGGTGCTTGTATTGTGGTACTGGATGATGGACAATTTGTGGCTAGAGAAGGGGAATTTTATGTAACGGCTCCTGGTATATACCATGAACAAAAATCTATTGGAAATGGACATTATGTTGAGTACAGTATAAATTGTGATTTTAAGAAAATGAAAATGGATAACGGTTTTTCTGAAGCGGATAATATTCTTAAAGTGTTATCATCTGCAAGTTGTATACCTATCAAGGATTGTTATAACGCTATAGAATATTTTAATCTAGCATTGGAAGAAGCAGACAACCAAAAAATTGGTTTTTACAACAATATAAAATGTTTGGCTTCTATAATAATAACTATGGCTACAAGGGCTATAAGCAAAAATAGTGTGGTGACGTATAACGTTCCGTTAAAGGCGAAGGAGGATGATTATAGGTTTACTATGATTGAAAAATTTATCGAAGATAATATTTCAAGCAATATTACAACAGTGGATATAGCGAACTACATGCATTTAAGCGATAAACAGGTGTGCAGGATAGTGAGAAAAAAGACAGGTGGTTCTACTAAAAGTTTGATCAATTCTATAAAGCTTAAAAAGGCCAAAGATTTATTAAAAAATACAGGATTGAGCATTAAAGAAATCGCCAATGTACTGGGTTTTTCTAGCGAGTATTATTTTAATCAATTTTTCAAAAGAGAAGAAGGATATCCGCCAGGGGTGTATAGGAACAATGTTAAAAATGTCTAA
- a CDS encoding polysaccharide deacetylase family protein, which produces MSKVLVVFWFDTEDYITPESDDSALRLANIFTVNGFKATFKVVGEKARVLQRRGRYDVIKALKDNEIGYHSNYHSKHPVVTEYLRGLDLERGAEEFEKMEGDGLKDLMGIFKVQPSCYGQPGAAWAPQCYKTLRKWNVPVYLDEGIHIGLGNQPFWYGGLLHVFNMGENCIRMQLGGKDEYLEKAKEKFMEVYNRLRSRGGGTISIYYHPCEFNTSEFWDGINYARGVNAPDDKLKLPNPRPADVMEKDFYNFSQYVSFIASQCDVVAVTASELTSHYKDRSRDIYFGPEEIMHIAEALEGRIDWVAQDKWALSPAEVFYLLAGYIASDGKARLKAKFIDCPIIDNRESNAGKIVSLESMKKACQWAWNYMEAHNRVPDMIPVGDLNVNSGEFLMTMAYIAQRPLKEISSIGVQRVKEYSIDRCVADDSRCWNWIIFPEKFSAPDLINLGKLQAWTIKPAILTEKD; this is translated from the coding sequence ATGTCTAAGGTGTTGGTTGTGTTTTGGTTTGATACTGAAGATTACATAACTCCTGAGAGCGATGATTCTGCTCTCAGATTAGCTAATATTTTTACTGTAAATGGGTTTAAAGCTACATTTAAAGTGGTAGGAGAAAAAGCCAGGGTTTTGCAAAGGAGAGGAAGATATGATGTCATAAAAGCTCTCAAGGATAATGAAATAGGGTATCATAGCAATTACCACAGTAAACATCCGGTGGTCACGGAGTATTTAAGGGGGCTTGACCTTGAGAGAGGGGCTGAAGAATTTGAGAAAATGGAAGGAGATGGACTTAAGGATTTGATGGGTATATTTAAGGTGCAACCTTCTTGCTACGGTCAACCGGGTGCAGCATGGGCCCCGCAATGCTACAAGACACTGCGAAAGTGGAACGTGCCAGTATACTTGGATGAGGGTATACATATAGGATTGGGTAATCAACCTTTCTGGTATGGTGGGCTCCTCCACGTATTTAACATGGGTGAAAACTGTATAAGGATGCAGCTGGGAGGTAAGGACGAATATCTCGAAAAGGCTAAAGAGAAATTTATGGAAGTTTACAACAGATTGAGAAGCAGAGGCGGTGGCACTATAAGCATATACTACCATCCATGTGAATTTAATACTTCGGAGTTCTGGGATGGAATCAATTATGCAAGAGGTGTAAACGCTCCTGATGATAAATTAAAGTTACCGAACCCCAGGCCTGCGGATGTAATGGAAAAAGATTTTTATAATTTCAGCCAATACGTCAGCTTTATAGCATCTCAATGCGATGTAGTGGCCGTTACTGCCAGTGAACTAACATCTCATTATAAAGACCGATCAAGGGATATATATTTCGGACCTGAAGAAATAATGCACATTGCAGAGGCTTTAGAAGGTAGGATAGATTGGGTAGCACAGGACAAGTGGGCATTGTCTCCTGCGGAAGTGTTTTATCTTTTGGCAGGGTACATAGCCAGTGATGGCAAAGCTCGTTTAAAGGCTAAATTTATCGATTGCCCGATAATAGATAATCGAGAGTCTAACGCTGGAAAGATAGTAAGCTTGGAAAGTATGAAAAAAGCATGTCAGTGGGCATGGAATTATATGGAGGCTCACAATAGGGTTCCTGATATGATACCAGTAGGGGACCTTAATGTTAATTCAGGAGAGTTTTTGATGACGATGGCATACATTGCTCAAAGGCCTTTAAAAGAAATATCTAGCATTGGGGTACAGAGAGTAAAGGAATACAGCATAGACAGATGTGTAGCAGATGACAGTAGATGCTGGAACTGGATTATATTTCCTGAAAAATTTTCAGCACCAGATTTAATCAACCTGGGAAAACTTCAGGCCTGGACTATAAAACCTGCGATTTTGACAGAGAAGGATTGA
- a CDS encoding nucleotidyltransferase domain-containing protein, producing the protein MAQYSWFNCPENVHNQINGLLKDVKCCLKDNMVGIYLHGSLAMGCFNPEISDIDILVIIEQNLDDILEVQKKTCKKGEDINV; encoded by the coding sequence ATGGCTCAGTACAGTTGGTTTAATTGCCCTGAAAACGTTCATAATCAGATAAACGGATTATTGAAAGATGTAAAATGCTGTCTTAAAGACAATATGGTGGGCATATACTTACACGGTTCTCTTGCGATGGGGTGTTTTAATCCTGAAATAAGCGATATAGATATACTTGTAATAATCGAACAAAACCTTGATGATATTTTAGAAGTTCAGAAAAAAACGTGTAAGAAGGGGGAAGATATAAATGTCTAA
- a CDS encoding ATP-dependent DNA helicase: protein MKKGIINISVRELVEFVLMSGDITSGFSTGSGAIEGIKGHKLLQKAQGYKSEVTVRHSIEVDDIKIEITGRIDGVIEEESSVVIDEIKTVEKDLEEIDDGNDLHWGQAKCYAYIYAVQNNLAYIDVQLTYYSIGTREIKRFRRRCSFDELKLFFYEVISKYVEWAKLLRDWAYIRDKSIKELSFPYASYRKGQRKLAVATYNAIKNGKKLFVQAPTGIGKTIATIFPAVKAIGEGLTSKVFYLTAKNTNITVAEETLDKLSQGGLRIKRLTITAKEKICFNGEITCDPEKCDYAKGHFDRVKDAIRDIFKEDAFTREKIEIYARKHKVCPFEFSLDLSLWSDFIMCDYNYVFDPKAYLRRHFDNKTDYVFLIDEAHNLVDRAREMFSAELYKKKILHLKKTIKNELPDIAKSLFKMNKYMLKLRKACGEGNFFIQKEVPDEIYGILRNFIEKAELWLKKEINAPFRQELLKLYFDIYTFIRIYELYDEKYVTYAEKIEDEIKLKIFCVDPSKLINKALNRGKAAIFFSATLTPIDYFQQMFGCADDEVCSRLKLASPFPRENMCLLIDNSVSTKYDERKLSYSVIPDIIFASISGKRGNYLVFFPSYEYMYNVYERFVEKYPNIKTLRQDPNMTEGERREFLNYFCENNECYTIGFAVMGGIFGEGIDLTGDRLLGVIIIGVGLPQICFERDIIKDYYQKLNGKGFEYAYIYPGMNRVLQAAGRVIRTERDRGIILLIDERFTHWIYKRLFPPEWSPKIVKDENEIKAQVVKFWNEAGLVHKSGTT from the coding sequence ATGAAGAAAGGAATAATCAATATATCGGTAAGGGAATTGGTAGAATTTGTGCTTATGTCAGGCGATATTACATCTGGCTTTTCAACTGGATCTGGTGCTATCGAAGGTATCAAAGGCCATAAGCTATTGCAAAAGGCTCAGGGATACAAGTCTGAGGTTACTGTAAGACATTCTATAGAAGTAGACGATATAAAAATAGAGATAACCGGTAGGATAGACGGGGTGATAGAAGAGGAAAGTAGTGTCGTCATTGATGAGATAAAAACCGTTGAAAAGGATTTAGAAGAAATAGATGATGGTAATGATTTGCACTGGGGTCAGGCCAAGTGTTATGCGTATATCTATGCCGTCCAGAATAATCTTGCATATATTGATGTACAGCTTACGTATTACAGTATAGGTACAAGAGAAATTAAAAGATTCAGAAGGCGATGTAGCTTTGATGAATTAAAGCTATTCTTTTACGAAGTTATAAGCAAATACGTCGAATGGGCAAAACTTTTAAGAGACTGGGCATATATAAGGGACAAATCAATTAAGGAATTATCGTTTCCTTATGCTTCATACAGGAAAGGACAGAGGAAGTTAGCGGTAGCCACATATAATGCCATCAAAAATGGCAAAAAATTGTTTGTACAAGCACCTACAGGAATAGGAAAAACTATTGCTACTATATTTCCTGCTGTTAAAGCTATAGGGGAGGGGCTAACATCGAAGGTATTCTATCTCACTGCAAAAAATACTAATATTACAGTGGCCGAAGAGACCTTAGATAAGCTAAGCCAGGGTGGGCTCAGGATAAAAAGGCTTACTATAACCGCAAAGGAGAAGATATGTTTTAATGGTGAAATAACCTGTGATCCTGAGAAATGTGACTACGCCAAAGGTCATTTTGATCGTGTAAAGGATGCTATAAGAGATATATTTAAAGAAGATGCATTTACCCGTGAAAAAATAGAGATATATGCCCGAAAGCATAAAGTTTGCCCATTTGAATTTTCGCTGGATCTGTCGCTTTGGTCTGACTTTATAATGTGCGATTATAACTATGTTTTTGATCCTAAGGCATATCTTAGGAGGCATTTTGATAATAAAACCGATTACGTATTCTTAATAGATGAAGCACATAATCTGGTAGATAGGGCTAGAGAGATGTTTTCTGCTGAACTGTATAAAAAAAAGATATTACATCTCAAAAAAACAATAAAAAATGAGCTTCCAGACATAGCAAAGTCTCTTTTTAAAATGAATAAGTATATGCTTAAGTTAAGAAAGGCGTGCGGCGAGGGAAATTTCTTCATACAAAAGGAAGTACCCGATGAGATTTATGGCATTTTGAGGAATTTTATAGAGAAGGCCGAGTTATGGCTTAAAAAAGAAATAAATGCGCCGTTTCGTCAGGAATTATTGAAGTTATATTTTGATATTTATACCTTTATCAGGATATACGAGTTGTATGATGAAAAGTATGTTACTTATGCTGAAAAAATCGAAGATGAGATCAAGCTAAAGATATTCTGCGTTGATCCTTCAAAGCTTATTAATAAAGCATTAAATAGAGGTAAAGCTGCGATTTTCTTTTCTGCTACATTAACACCCATTGACTATTTTCAGCAAATGTTTGGGTGCGCAGATGATGAAGTTTGTAGCAGATTAAAGCTTGCTTCGCCATTTCCACGGGAGAACATGTGTCTTTTGATTGATAATTCTGTTTCTACTAAATATGATGAAAGAAAGCTGTCTTATAGTGTAATTCCGGATATTATATTTGCATCAATATCTGGGAAAAGAGGCAATTACCTGGTATTTTTTCCTTCTTATGAGTATATGTATAATGTATACGAGAGATTTGTAGAGAAGTATCCTAATATAAAAACCCTTAGGCAGGATCCAAATATGACGGAAGGAGAAAGGAGAGAGTTTTTAAATTATTTTTGTGAAAATAATGAATGTTATACCATAGGCTTTGCTGTAATGGGCGGAATCTTTGGCGAGGGAATAGATCTTACAGGTGACAGACTTTTGGGTGTTATAATAATTGGGGTAGGGCTTCCACAGATTTGCTTTGAGAGAGATATCATAAAGGATTATTATCAGAAGCTTAATGGTAAAGGCTTTGAGTATGCATATATTTATCCTGGTATGAATAGAGTTTTGCAGGCGGCGGGGAGGGTTATACGCACCGAACGGGACAGGGGTATTATCCTTCTCATAGATGAGCGCTTTACCCATTGGATATATAAAAGATTATTTCCACCAGAGTGGAGTCCTAAAATAGTAAAGGATGAAAACGAAATAAAAGCACAGGTTGTTAAGTTCTGGAATGAGGCTGGACTTGTTCACAAGTCTGGCACGACGTAA
- a CDS encoding Sip1-related alpha-galactosidase, whose amino-acid sequence MFLIKNINGKVDIYLNESLVIKDIVPVVNLNHIQIVPELKAFDGNSYIYTDEDMGLTLKLTFDVIDQLILVSINSAVEKDVFAPVGGVILEIGEVKNVREAMALYLFKDWWTRPYFTNNLTELPERTQALTWTDGSIHYGILSVCSGNCKTDFAGKSGKLNAIVSTYDCGHNNYDTLSFVIGADENPYHLVHNMVEIVFSRLKVSGKPREERRLPDVFKYFGWCSWDAFYHDVNEKGIINKAEEFKKSNFPVKWFIIDDGWSEVKDGKLLSFEEDKNKFPSGLQSLSSRLKKEYGLNWLGVWHAFEGYWSGIHPDSLIAKEYKDNIYMTKRGSLLPYPDANKGFGFWNAWHSSLKEKGIDFVKVDNQSSLISFVKNNMDIARAAKGLHNALEASVGLNFEGAIINCMGMATEEVWNRPYSAVSRNSDDFFPKIENSFREHALQNVYNSFIMGHILWGDWDMFWTRHPQGINNAVLRAVSGGPVYISDEVGKTDFSVLWPLVYSDGEVLRCDMPGMPTRDCIYHNPQAEAVPLKIWNKAGQYGVIAAFNINTAGIEVKGTIKPSDVEGIDGEKFVLYEYFSKKIYILDRNQSLDITLQENGVQLYIVSPLNDGFAAIGNENKYISPAVIKSVSVSKEEVNIVCREAGSFGFVSLKEPSQVLVNGKKASVVRRGEVLYSIDCGEEKYSQINIYY is encoded by the coding sequence TTGTTTTTGATTAAAAATATCAATGGGAAAGTCGATATATACCTTAATGAGAGTTTGGTTATAAAGGATATAGTACCTGTTGTCAATTTGAATCATATTCAGATTGTACCTGAGTTAAAGGCTTTTGATGGAAATAGCTATATCTATACTGATGAAGATATGGGATTGACGTTGAAACTCACTTTTGATGTCATTGACCAATTGATATTGGTATCTATTAATTCTGCAGTAGAGAAAGATGTTTTTGCGCCGGTTGGGGGCGTCATACTGGAAATCGGCGAGGTAAAAAATGTGCGCGAAGCCATGGCATTATATCTATTTAAAGACTGGTGGACAAGGCCGTATTTTACAAATAACCTGACAGAGTTACCCGAGAGAACACAAGCTTTGACATGGACCGACGGTTCCATCCATTATGGCATTTTATCTGTTTGCTCGGGAAACTGTAAAACAGATTTTGCCGGCAAAAGTGGCAAACTTAACGCCATTGTATCTACATACGATTGTGGACACAACAATTATGATACGCTTTCATTTGTCATTGGCGCTGACGAAAACCCATATCATCTGGTTCATAATATGGTAGAAATAGTATTTTCAAGATTAAAAGTATCAGGGAAACCAAGAGAAGAAAGAAGACTTCCGGATGTATTTAAATATTTCGGATGGTGTAGCTGGGATGCTTTTTACCATGATGTAAATGAAAAAGGTATTATTAATAAAGCAGAAGAGTTTAAAAAGTCAAATTTCCCTGTAAAATGGTTTATCATCGATGACGGATGGTCTGAGGTAAAGGATGGGAAACTATTATCATTTGAAGAGGACAAGAATAAGTTTCCCAGCGGCTTGCAATCATTGAGCAGCAGGTTGAAAAAGGAATACGGCCTGAATTGGTTGGGAGTATGGCATGCCTTTGAAGGATACTGGTCAGGTATTCATCCTGATAGCTTGATAGCAAAGGAATACAAAGATAATATATACATGACCAAAAGAGGCAGTTTGCTACCGTATCCTGATGCAAATAAAGGATTTGGTTTCTGGAATGCATGGCATTCATCGCTGAAGGAGAAGGGTATAGATTTTGTAAAGGTGGATAACCAGAGTTCGCTTATATCTTTTGTTAAAAATAATATGGATATTGCCAGGGCGGCAAAGGGTCTGCACAATGCGTTAGAGGCATCGGTGGGACTGAATTTCGAAGGCGCAATAATAAACTGCATGGGTATGGCAACGGAGGAAGTGTGGAACAGACCTTATTCGGCGGTTTCCAGAAACAGCGATGATTTCTTCCCCAAAATAGAAAATAGCTTTAGGGAGCATGCCCTTCAGAATGTTTATAATTCATTTATAATGGGCCACATTCTGTGGGGAGATTGGGATATGTTCTGGACCAGGCACCCACAGGGAATAAACAATGCTGTACTAAGAGCTGTAAGCGGAGGACCTGTTTATATAAGCGATGAGGTGGGGAAGACAGATTTTAGCGTTTTGTGGCCTCTGGTATATTCTGACGGAGAAGTGCTAAGGTGCGACATGCCTGGTATGCCCACAAGGGATTGCATTTATCATAACCCGCAAGCCGAAGCTGTGCCTTTGAAAATATGGAATAAGGCAGGACAATACGGGGTTATAGCAGCTTTCAATATAAATACCGCAGGTATAGAAGTAAAAGGAACTATAAAGCCATCGGATGTGGAAGGGATAGATGGCGAAAAGTTTGTATTATATGAGTATTTTTCAAAGAAGATATATATCCTCGATAGGAATCAATCGCTTGATATTACGCTACAGGAGAATGGAGTGCAATTGTATATAGTTTCACCATTAAATGATGGTTTTGCGGCGATTGGAAATGAAAATAAGTATATTTCACCGGCTGTGATTAAGAGCGTGTCTGTTTCGAAAGAGGAAGTAAATATCGTATGTCGTGAGGCTGGTAGTTTTGGGTTTGTTTCGCTAAAAGAACCATCGCAGGTATTAGTAAATGGAAAAAAAGCAAGTGTAGTAAGAAGAGGTGAAGTTTTATACAGTATCGATTGTGGTGAGGAAAAATATTCACAAATAAATATCTATTATTAA
- a CDS encoding uroporphyrinogen decarboxylase family protein — MPKETMTPKERWEAVLKRQKPDRLPMDYWATAEANEKLMKYLNCSSQEELYKKLHIDKPIGVGPAYIGPKLEKDTDMYGCRYRNIEYNGGVYAECVYHPLAQYETVEEIERNYVWPTVDWFDYSVIPSQIKGKEEYPVQGGGSEPFLIYKNLRGQEQAFIDLILHPDIVEYCLDKLFDFCYENTLRIYEQIPGKVTFSYVAEDMGAETDLMYSPDQIRRFLLPRMKRMIDLAHEAGVYVFHHNDGAIRKIIPDLIGIGIDILNPVQWRCNGMDREGLKRDFGDKLIFHGGVDNQYTLAFGSVEEVKNEVIENIRILGADGGYIIAPCHNIQSISPPENIVAMYETGYEYGWM, encoded by the coding sequence TTGCCGAAAGAAACTATGACTCCAAAGGAGAGATGGGAAGCGGTATTGAAAAGACAAAAACCTGATAGACTGCCCATGGATTATTGGGCTACTGCTGAAGCCAATGAAAAACTGATGAAATATTTAAATTGCAGCAGTCAGGAAGAACTTTATAAGAAATTGCATATTGACAAGCCTATTGGAGTAGGCCCGGCGTATATTGGTCCGAAATTGGAAAAGGATACGGATATGTACGGTTGCCGTTACAGGAACATTGAATACAATGGGGGAGTTTATGCTGAGTGCGTTTATCATCCCCTGGCTCAGTATGAGACGGTAGAGGAGATAGAGCGAAATTATGTATGGCCAACGGTAGATTGGTTTGATTATAGTGTTATTCCATCTCAAATAAAAGGAAAAGAGGAATATCCGGTCCAGGGCGGTGGTTCTGAGCCATTTCTCATATATAAGAACCTTCGAGGCCAGGAACAAGCGTTTATAGATTTAATATTGCATCCGGACATTGTAGAGTACTGCCTTGATAAGTTGTTCGATTTTTGCTATGAAAATACTTTAAGGATATATGAGCAAATACCTGGCAAGGTTACGTTTTCATACGTCGCTGAGGATATGGGAGCAGAAACCGATCTCATGTATTCTCCAGACCAGATCAGGCGATTTTTATTGCCGCGCATGAAGCGAATGATTGATTTGGCCCATGAGGCGGGCGTATACGTGTTCCACCATAACGATGGAGCCATACGAAAGATTATACCGGATTTAATAGGCATAGGTATAGACATATTGAACCCTGTGCAGTGGAGATGCAATGGTATGGATCGAGAGGGCTTAAAGCGTGATTTTGGAGACAAATTGATATTCCACGGTGGCGTGGATAATCAGTACACACTGGCATTTGGTTCCGTTGAAGAAGTGAAAAATGAAGTTATAGAGAACATACGCATACTGGGAGCTGATGGAGGGTATATAATTGCACCGTGCCATAATATCCAATCTATAAGTCCGCCAGAGAACATTGTGGCAATGTACGAAACCGGCTATGAATACGGGTGGATGTAA
- a CDS encoding carbohydrate ABC transporter permease, translating into MAKEMWRVRKKRRDFIKQLIAHIVLIMVGILFFFPFAWMVSTSLKPDAQIFKWPPQWIPHPFMWSNYPKALTFVPFFLYLKNTLTICIFTVLGVVLSCTLVAYGFSRIQWPGRDILFIIMISTMMLPYQVTMIPMFIVFKKLDWVNTFLPLTVPAFFGNAFYIFLLRQFFMTIPFELSDAAKIDGCSEWRIFWQIILPLAKPALATVTLFQFLGAWNDFMGPLIYLNDQAKFTVSLGLQSFVSSYGTQWGLLNAAATVFTLPIIILFFFTQKTFIQGITMTGLKG; encoded by the coding sequence ATGGCCAAGGAAATGTGGAGGGTAAGAAAAAAGAGAAGAGATTTTATCAAGCAATTGATTGCACATATAGTGTTGATCATGGTAGGGATTCTTTTCTTTTTTCCATTTGCATGGATGGTGAGTACATCATTAAAACCGGATGCTCAGATATTTAAATGGCCGCCTCAATGGATTCCCCATCCGTTTATGTGGAGCAATTATCCTAAGGCGTTGACATTTGTTCCGTTCTTTTTGTACTTAAAAAATACGTTAACAATTTGCATTTTTACCGTTTTAGGTGTTGTGCTATCCTGCACATTGGTGGCATATGGCTTTTCCAGGATACAATGGCCAGGGAGAGATATACTATTTATAATAATGATAAGTACCATGATGTTGCCATATCAGGTCACCATGATACCCATGTTTATAGTATTTAAAAAGCTTGATTGGGTTAATACATTTTTGCCACTAACCGTTCCGGCTTTTTTTGGAAATGCATTTTACATATTTTTGCTCAGGCAATTTTTTATGACAATACCTTTTGAGTTATCCGATGCAGCCAAAATCGATGGGTGCTCTGAGTGGAGAATATTCTGGCAGATAATTTTGCCATTGGCAAAACCTGCATTAGCTACTGTGACATTATTTCAATTTCTAGGGGCATGGAATGATTTTATGGGCCCACTGATATATCTTAATGATCAGGCAAAGTTTACTGTATCATTGGGATTACAGTCTTTTGTAAGCAGTTACGGAACCCAATGGGGACTTTTAAATGCTGCAGCGACGGTATTTACACTTCCGATTATTATCCTGTTTTTCTTCACGCAGAAGACATTTATACAAGGTATTACCATGACGGGCTTAAAAGGGTAA
- a CDS encoding ABC transporter substrate-binding protein, which translates to MFKKLIAVILIAGMILSLTACGGGSSSKTTSASKAGEKTTSANQAAKKGQPVEITYWHMWTSDWQKVIENIVDQFNKTHPDIHVKPVSIPSNADQKFLTAVASGTPPDVFTEWNMIIATFADKGAILSYDELMPQIGEKVDDLKSWLYPICKEIGTYKGKLYGLPFSMNDFMMFYNKKIFEEVGLDPNKPPQTIEELDSMQAKMWKYDSRGMIQRIGFFPGWWALWDTAFGGNEGYNPNTDKFTFTDPQNVKVMEWFQSYSKKYDISKVDAFNKSNSNTLNNLWPFLSGRVAFAVDGMWRLIDIQKYAPDLQYGVIPLPYPKDGGKPNASWINGNFNIIPKGTKHPKEAVQFVLWLTGYKNEQVAAKDILPPGGWLPASPKIAEEPDYQKWVAQIPERKKFVDLMSSPNLQITPVIPVQQYMSDRIGNAEDLVKHLKKQPLQAMIDLQKEVEAEYQKVKSSGE; encoded by the coding sequence ATGTTTAAGAAACTTATAGCGGTTATATTGATAGCTGGTATGATTTTGAGCCTCACGGCGTGTGGGGGAGGAAGCTCGTCTAAGACTACCAGTGCTTCTAAGGCAGGCGAAAAAACTACCTCAGCAAATCAGGCTGCTAAAAAAGGTCAACCTGTAGAAATAACTTACTGGCATATGTGGACAAGTGACTGGCAAAAAGTCATAGAGAACATTGTTGACCAGTTCAACAAAACACATCCAGATATACACGTCAAACCGGTATCTATTCCAAGCAATGCCGATCAAAAATTCTTGACAGCTGTGGCTTCAGGGACACCACCAGATGTATTTACTGAATGGAATATGATAATAGCTACGTTTGCAGACAAGGGTGCAATATTATCATATGATGAATTGATGCCACAGATAGGGGAAAAAGTAGACGATTTGAAAAGCTGGCTCTATCCAATATGTAAAGAGATAGGGACATATAAGGGCAAATTATATGGTCTGCCATTTTCTATGAACGATTTTATGATGTTCTACAATAAAAAGATATTTGAAGAAGTTGGTTTAGATCCTAATAAGCCACCGCAAACCATTGAAGAATTGGATTCAATGCAGGCCAAGATGTGGAAGTATGATAGCCGCGGTATGATACAGAGGATAGGATTTTTCCCAGGTTGGTGGGCATTGTGGGATACGGCTTTTGGAGGAAATGAGGGCTATAATCCTAACACAGATAAGTTTACGTTTACAGATCCGCAAAACGTAAAGGTCATGGAGTGGTTCCAGTCGTATTCAAAGAAATACGACATTAGCAAAGTTGACGCATTTAATAAGTCCAATTCCAATACGTTAAATAATTTATGGCCATTCTTGAGCGGCAGAGTAGCCTTTGCTGTTGATGGAATGTGGAGGCTTATAGATATACAAAAATATGCGCCTGATCTACAGTATGGCGTCATACCTCTTCCATACCCAAAAGATGGTGGAAAGCCCAATGCCAGCTGGATAAATGGTAACTTCAATATAATACCTAAAGGTACGAAACATCCAAAAGAGGCAGTGCAGTTCGTATTATGGTTGACAGGATATAAAAATGAGCAGGTAGCTGCAAAGGATATCTTACCTCCTGGAGGCTGGTTGCCGGCGTCACCTAAGATTGCAGAGGAACCGGATTACCAGAAGTGGGTGGCACAGATACCTGAAAGGAAAAAGTTTGTTGATCTGATGTCCAGTCCGAATTTACAGATAACGCCTGTTATACCGGTACAGCAGTATATGTCTGATAGGATAGGTAATGCTGAAGACCTTGTAAAACATTTAAAGAAACAACCTTTACAAGCCATGATAGATTTACAAAAAGAGGTTGAAGCCGAATATCAGAAGGTTAAATCATCAGGGGAGTAA